One part of the Deltaproteobacteria bacterium genome encodes these proteins:
- a CDS encoding carotenoid oxygenase family protein: MSGRAAAWNTVMTAEPGELDLEIPASAIEGRIPADLAGGRHLQNGPGWTKIGGRLAHPFDGHGFVRALELTKSGGARFKSRFVRTPAYVAERAAGKLVYKGLGTPVSDSPLANFRAPGPRNVSNTTIQPWADRLLSGWEGGRPYALDPDSLETIGEETYRGALPDGTFLAHVRIDTGASRLVGLNMQRSVPARFTFREFDSSGVQVETREASVPGMPFTHDFVVTPRWYVVASNPMKAKLAKFAKAALGLGTLIEAIATDPSKPGALYLVPRGRPGPVRTIRLPQRAFVIHFANAHDLDDRTCAVELCAFESFEFGEEFGFQGAKRPLDPEAPDRRASIQRLYRATVRDDTDDAKWEQLAPLGMDFPRVHPEREGRSAPAIYASARSDVRFSDPFDSVARVDAVDAQRPADVWTPGPGKFVGEPVFAPRPGGADLEDGWVVALVYDGERRESKLCVFEPKQLAKGPVAAVPLPLQPYGFHGFWEGARA; encoded by the coding sequence ATGAGCGGACGAGCGGCTGCGTGGAACACGGTGATGACGGCGGAGCCCGGCGAGCTCGATCTCGAGATTCCGGCGTCGGCGATCGAGGGGCGCATCCCCGCAGACCTCGCAGGCGGGAGACATCTTCAGAACGGGCCGGGCTGGACGAAGATCGGCGGGCGCCTCGCTCACCCGTTCGACGGCCACGGCTTCGTGCGCGCGCTCGAGCTCACCAAGAGCGGCGGCGCGCGCTTCAAGTCGCGCTTCGTGCGCACGCCCGCCTACGTCGCCGAGCGCGCGGCAGGGAAGCTCGTGTACAAGGGCCTCGGCACGCCCGTGAGCGATTCGCCGCTCGCGAACTTCCGCGCGCCGGGGCCGCGCAACGTCTCGAACACGACGATTCAGCCGTGGGCCGACCGCTTGTTATCAGGCTGGGAGGGCGGGCGGCCGTACGCGCTCGACCCCGACTCGCTCGAGACCATCGGCGAAGAGACCTATCGCGGCGCGCTGCCCGACGGCACGTTCCTCGCGCACGTGCGCATCGACACCGGCGCGAGCCGCCTCGTCGGGCTTAACATGCAGCGCAGCGTCCCCGCGCGCTTCACGTTCCGCGAGTTCGACTCGAGCGGCGTGCAGGTCGAGACGCGCGAAGCCAGCGTGCCCGGCATGCCGTTCACGCACGACTTCGTCGTGACGCCGCGCTGGTACGTGGTCGCCTCGAACCCGATGAAGGCGAAGCTCGCGAAGTTCGCCAAGGCCGCGCTCGGCCTCGGCACGCTGATCGAGGCGATCGCCACCGACCCCTCGAAGCCCGGCGCGCTCTACCTCGTGCCGCGCGGGCGGCCAGGGCCGGTGCGCACGATCCGCCTGCCGCAGCGCGCGTTCGTGATCCACTTCGCGAACGCGCACGACCTGGACGACCGCACCTGTGCCGTCGAGCTGTGCGCCTTCGAGTCGTTCGAGTTCGGCGAGGAGTTCGGCTTCCAGGGCGCGAAGCGGCCGCTCGATCCCGAAGCGCCGGATCGGCGAGCTTCGATTCAGCGCCTGTATCGCGCCACGGTGCGCGACGACACGGACGACGCGAAGTGGGAGCAGCTCGCGCCGCTCGGCATGGACTTCCCGCGCGTGCACCCCGAGCGCGAGGGCCGCTCCGCGCCCGCGATCTATGCTTCGGCGCGCAGCGACGTGCGCTTCTCGGACCCGTTCGACTCGGTGGCGCGCGTAGACGCGGTGGACGCGCAGCGTCCGGCCGACGTGTGGACGCCAGGTCCCGGCAAGTTCGTCGGCGAGCCGGTGTTCGCACCGCGCCCGGGCGGAGCCGACCTCGAAGACGGCTGGGTCGTCGCACTTGTCTACGACGGCGAGCGGCGCGAGTCGAAGCTGTGCGTGTTCGAGCCGAAGCAGCTCGCGAAGGGTCCGGTCGCCGCGGTTCCGCTGCCGCTCCAGCCGTATGGCTTCCACGGCTTCTGGGAAGGGGCGCGCGCGTGA
- a CDS encoding NAD(P)/FAD-dependent oxidoreductase: MGFDAEALRAKYRAEREKRLRADGIAQYVEAKGRFARFEEDPFSAPITRAPLTDEIDVALIGGGFGGLLAGVRLRQRGVQRLRLIEKGGDVGGTWYWNRYPGVACDIESYVYLPLLEELGYVPKEKYSRGEEIYAHCQAIARKFDLYRDICLQTEVTELRWDAADARWVVRTNRGDAMRARFVVLSNGYLQKPKLPGIPGLEEFAGHCFHTSRWDYAYTGGDASGNLEGLRDKRVGIVGTGATAVQCIPHLGASAQHLFVFQRTPSSVDVRANRPTDPAWAAALAPGWHQQRVANFQILTAGGFQPEDLVADGWTDITRKLLSKMLSTTPAELSPEAIARTVELADFEKMEEVRARVDASVRDPATAAKLKPWYRQFCKRPCFHDEYLPTFNRPNVTLVDTDGRGVERVTPRGVVANGREIALDCLIFATGFEVGTDYSRRSGFPVVGEGGRTLSEKWRDGIRTLHGIHIHGFPNCFMMSIAQSAFTVNFPYIIDLQAKHIGYVVGAALGRGAKRLEASAEAEQAWVDAVLAKARSTLEFAQNCTPGYYNNEGQPSERSRQDGFYMGAPTEFEELLDAWRREGTLAGLTLS; encoded by the coding sequence CTGGGTTTCGACGCCGAGGCGCTGCGCGCGAAGTACCGCGCCGAGCGCGAGAAGCGGCTGCGCGCGGACGGCATCGCGCAGTACGTCGAGGCGAAGGGGCGATTCGCGCGCTTCGAAGAGGATCCGTTCAGCGCGCCGATCACGCGCGCGCCGCTGACGGACGAGATCGACGTCGCGCTGATCGGCGGCGGCTTCGGCGGGCTCCTCGCCGGAGTGCGGCTGCGGCAGCGCGGCGTTCAGCGCCTGCGACTCATCGAGAAGGGCGGCGATGTCGGCGGCACGTGGTACTGGAACCGCTACCCCGGCGTGGCCTGCGACATCGAGTCCTACGTATATCTCCCGCTCCTCGAAGAGCTCGGCTACGTCCCGAAGGAGAAGTACAGCCGCGGCGAAGAGATCTATGCGCACTGCCAGGCGATCGCCCGCAAGTTCGACTTGTATCGCGACATCTGCCTGCAGACGGAGGTCACCGAGCTGCGCTGGGACGCCGCGGACGCGCGCTGGGTGGTGCGCACGAACCGCGGCGACGCGATGCGCGCGCGCTTCGTGGTGCTCTCGAACGGCTACCTGCAGAAGCCGAAGCTGCCCGGCATTCCGGGGCTCGAAGAGTTTGCGGGCCACTGCTTCCACACCAGCCGCTGGGACTACGCGTACACCGGCGGCGACGCGAGCGGGAATCTCGAAGGGCTGCGCGACAAGCGCGTCGGCATCGTCGGCACCGGCGCGACCGCCGTGCAGTGCATCCCGCATCTCGGCGCGAGCGCGCAGCACCTCTTCGTCTTCCAACGCACGCCGTCTTCGGTGGACGTGCGCGCCAACCGACCGACCGATCCCGCGTGGGCAGCGGCCCTTGCGCCCGGCTGGCACCAGCAGCGCGTCGCCAACTTCCAGATCCTCACCGCGGGCGGCTTCCAGCCTGAGGATCTCGTTGCGGACGGCTGGACCGACATCACGCGCAAGCTGCTCAGCAAGATGCTGTCGACCACGCCGGCCGAGCTCTCCCCCGAGGCGATCGCGCGCACGGTCGAGCTCGCGGACTTCGAGAAGATGGAAGAGGTGCGCGCGCGCGTGGACGCGAGCGTTCGCGACCCGGCGACCGCGGCGAAGCTGAAGCCGTGGTACCGGCAGTTCTGCAAGCGCCCGTGCTTTCACGACGAGTACCTGCCGACGTTCAACCGACCGAACGTCACGCTCGTCGACACGGACGGACGCGGCGTCGAGCGCGTCACGCCTCGCGGCGTCGTCGCGAACGGACGCGAGATCGCGCTCGACTGCTTGATCTTCGCGACCGGCTTCGAAGTCGGGACCGATTACTCGCGCCGCTCCGGCTTCCCGGTCGTGGGGGAGGGCGGGCGCACGCTCAGCGAGAAGTGGCGCGATGGCATCCGCACGCTCCACGGCATCCACATCCACGGCTTCCCGAACTGCTTCATGATGAGCATCGCGCAGTCCGCTTTCACGGTGAACTTCCCGTACATCATCGACCTGCAAGCGAAGCACATCGGTTACGTCGTGGGCGCTGCGCTCGGACGCGGCGCGAAGCGGCTCGAAGCGAGCGCGGAGGCCGAGCAAGCCTGGGTCGATGCAGTGCTCGCGAAGGCGCGCAGCACGCTCGAGTTCGCGCAGAACTGCACGCCGGGGTACTACAACAACGAGGGGCAGCCCTCGGAGCGGAGTCGGCAGGATGGGTTCTACATGGGAGCGCCCACCGAGTTCGAAGAGCTGCTCGATGCGTGGCGCCGCGAGGGAACGCTTGCGGGCCTCACGCTGAGTTGA
- a CDS encoding VOC family protein → MSEVVLAGASGNRIQLAWRHDQRGAIQHGDALWKLYLATDDCRALYERALAGGAEPVSAPQRLDRWPVTAAFVKDPDGYPIEILEHHAS, encoded by the coding sequence GTGAGCGAGGTCGTGCTCGCGGGCGCGAGCGGCAACCGCATCCAGCTCGCGTGGCGGCACGATCAGCGCGGCGCGATTCAACACGGCGACGCGCTCTGGAAGCTCTATCTCGCGACCGACGACTGCCGCGCCCTCTACGAGCGCGCGCTCGCGGGCGGCGCCGAGCCCGTCTCGGCACCGCAGCGGCTCGATCGCTGGCCCGTGACCGCTGCGTTCGTGAAGGATCCCGACGGCTACCCGATCGAGATCCTCGAGCACCACGCGAGCTGA